A window from Mangifera indica cultivar Alphonso chromosome 2, CATAS_Mindica_2.1, whole genome shotgun sequence encodes these proteins:
- the LOC123207368 gene encoding fasciclin-like arabinogalactan protein 12 → MMKQSFFSFSLLLFLLLCTSTQAQRLASAPAAPTPPTAPTIAPTPPSPMTPIVTINPPPIGAPIPSGPTNVTKILEKAGRFSLFIRLLKSTTVINQIEHQINSTNGRLTIFAPTDGAFSSLSSGTLNSLTDPQKESLIQFHVISSYISLPQFQTVSNPLRTNAGDNSRYRYQLNATAYPNSVNISTGLTNTSVSAIVYSDGQLAIYQVDKVLLPWEIFGAKPPATALAPAPEKPKKEKPPAVAFSPDDSQTDAADASGAVSLIMTMQNVVLFKVAIVAPVIIFYLI, encoded by the coding sequence atgatgaaacaatctttcttctctttttcactTCTCCTCTTTCTCCTTCTTTGCACCTCAACCCAAGCCCAGCGGCTGGCTTCTGCCCCGGCTGCACCGACTCCACCAACCGCTCCTACCATAGCTCCAACTCCACCCAGTCCAATGACCCCAATTGTAACCATAAATCCACCCCCTATTGGAGCTCCAATTCCATCTGGCCCGACTAATGTCACCAAAATCCTTGAAAAAGCAGGCcgcttttctctctttattcgCCTCCTTAAATCCACCACTGTCATTAACCAAATCGAGCATCAAATCAACAGCACCAACGGTCGCCTCACCATCTTTGCACCGACTGACGGTGCGTTTTCTAGTCTCAGTTCAGGCACTCTCAACTCCCTCACCGACCCACAGAAGGAGTCGTTGATTCAGTTTCATGTAATCTCTTCATATATCTCGTTACCCCAGTTTCAAACTGTGAGTAATCCATTGAGAACAAATGCGGGAGATAACAGTAGATACAGATATCAACTTAATGCCACCGCTTATCCCAATTCAGTGAATATATCAACAGGTCTTACTAACACAAGTGTATCTGCTATCGTATACTCTGATGGCCAGCTCGCCATTTACCAAGTTGATAAGGTCCTTCTTCCTTGGGAAATTTTTGGAGCTAAACCTCCAGCAACTGCTCTGGCACCGGCACCTGAAAAACCCAAGAAGGAGAAGCCTCCGGCTGTTGCATTTAGTCCTGATGATAGTCAAACAGATGCCGCCGATGCCTCTGGCGCAGTGAGTCTCATAATGACCATGCAGAATGTGGTATTGTTTAAGGTTGCTATAGTTGCCCCggtgattattttttatctaatttaa